In Armatimonadota bacterium, one DNA window encodes the following:
- a CDS encoding MBL fold metallo-hydrolase — MRLTLLGTGTPNAEPDRMGSALAISNGDDLVLIDAGPGVVRRALQAGFAAQQLDTVFLTHLHSDHTAGLADLWLTPPVLGRTGELRLFGPPGVAALGDGLWTAYQADLRERSDGLEPTAVAGFGMDSTEMEPGDSAQIGEIEVTCFASAHGSWPAYGYRVETAAGTVVVSGDTAPYDGIEENYAGAAILVHEVYSSAGLKSRPADWRTYHEAVHTSASELGEIAAQVRPRLLVLTHQLMWGVSEGDLVDEIERWYDGPIVFGEDLDSFEVGELVEEG; from the coding sequence ATGCGGCTGACGCTGCTCGGTACCGGCACTCCGAACGCTGAACCTGACCGAATGGGTTCCGCGCTCGCGATATCGAATGGCGATGATCTCGTTCTCATCGACGCAGGTCCAGGTGTGGTGAGACGGGCTTTGCAGGCCGGGTTCGCCGCTCAGCAGCTTGATACAGTGTTTTTGACGCACCTGCACTCCGACCACACTGCGGGGCTTGCAGACCTGTGGCTGACGCCGCCCGTGCTGGGTCGCACTGGCGAGCTTCGCCTGTTCGGCCCTCCAGGTGTTGCGGCGTTGGGTGACGGGTTGTGGACCGCGTATCAGGCCGACCTCCGTGAGCGGAGCGACGGTTTGGAGCCTACGGCCGTCGCTGGGTTTGGCATGGACTCCACTGAAATGGAGCCGGGAGATTCTGCCCAGATCGGCGAAATCGAGGTGACCTGCTTCGCTTCCGCGCACGGCAGCTGGCCAGCTTACGGGTACCGAGTTGAGACGGCGGCGGGCACCGTTGTTGTCTCAGGCGATACAGCTCCGTATGACGGGATCGAGGAGAACTACGCGGGTGCAGCTATCTTGGTTCACGAGGTGTACTCCTCTGCTGGCCTGAAATCGCGTCCGGCTGATTGGAGAACGTACCACGAAGCCGTCCACACGTCGGCATCGGAACTTGGCGAGATCGCTGCGCAAGTGCGCCCTCGGTTGCTCGTGCTGACCCATCAGCTGATGTGGGGTGTCAGCGAGGGAGACTTGGTCGACGAAATCGAGCGATGGTACGACGGCCCGATCGTTTTCGGCGAAGACTTGGACTCGTTTGAAGTCGGCGAGCTAGTCGAAGAGGGCTGA
- the ruvB gene encoding Holliday junction branch migration DNA helicase RuvB → MSRVEELDPRRKQEDVVAEVSLRPRTLAEFIGQEKMKSNLNVFLTAAQQRSEPIDHMLLYGPPGLGKTTLAHIVAIEMGAELHVTSGPAVERPGDLVGILTNLEPGAVLFIDEIHRLSRPVEEILYPAMEDRKVDIMIGKGPAARSIRLDVPPLTVIGATTRQGLLTGPLRARFGIVFNFGFYEPHELLEIVKRSSSLLKFSVDGPGGEEIARRARGTPRIANRLLRRVRDFAQVDGLETIGVQIADKALSALEVDGFGLDRVDRTLLRVIIEKYSGGPVGLDTLAASTGEDAQTIEDVYEPFLLQQGFIARTPRGRTATKSAYEHLGIKVPKKGFGDSALFD, encoded by the coding sequence ATGAGCCGAGTCGAAGAGCTCGACCCGCGCCGCAAGCAGGAGGACGTCGTCGCCGAGGTCAGTCTCCGACCGAGGACGCTTGCCGAGTTCATCGGGCAAGAGAAGATGAAGTCCAACCTGAACGTGTTCTTGACCGCAGCGCAGCAGCGCTCCGAGCCGATCGATCACATGCTGTTGTATGGGCCGCCCGGACTCGGCAAAACAACGCTCGCGCACATCGTCGCCATCGAGATGGGCGCCGAACTCCACGTTACCAGTGGGCCTGCGGTCGAACGCCCGGGCGATCTGGTCGGCATTCTCACGAACCTCGAACCCGGCGCGGTGCTGTTCATCGACGAGATTCATCGGCTCTCCCGCCCGGTCGAGGAGATTCTGTACCCTGCGATGGAAGACCGGAAGGTCGACATCATGATCGGCAAGGGGCCTGCGGCGCGATCGATCCGCTTGGACGTTCCGCCTCTCACGGTGATCGGCGCGACTACACGGCAGGGGCTGCTCACTGGACCGTTGCGGGCACGGTTCGGCATCGTTTTCAACTTCGGTTTCTACGAACCGCACGAGCTGCTCGAAATAGTCAAGCGCTCATCGTCGCTGCTTAAGTTTTCGGTTGATGGGCCGGGTGGAGAAGAGATCGCGCGGCGAGCGCGCGGAACTCCGCGCATCGCCAACCGCTTGCTCCGGCGCGTTCGAGATTTCGCGCAGGTCGATGGGCTGGAAACGATCGGAGTGCAGATCGCCGACAAGGCTCTTTCGGCTCTTGAGGTAGACGGTTTTGGGTTGGACCGAGTTGACCGCACGCTGCTGCGCGTGATCATCGAGAAGTACTCCGGCGGTCCGGTCGGGCTTGATACGCTGGCGGCTTCGACCGGCGAGGACGCCCAGACGATCGAGGACGTCTACGAGCCGTTCCTGCTGCAACAAGGCTTCATCGCCCGCACTCCGCGCGGTCGCACAGCGACCAAGTCCGCGTACGAGCACCTTGGGATCAAAGTGCCGAAGAAGGGGTTCGGGGACTCAGCCCTCTTCGACTAG
- the ruvA gene encoding Holliday junction branch migration protein RuvA, with protein sequence MIARLRGEVIEVSGDRVVIEAGGVGYEVFAPQPVLLMNSTIGAPATLYIRQVFRDDGQYLYGFQNPDQRALFDLVTDVRGCGPKLGLSLLSELGEHGLANAVVSQDAKMLVRASGVGPRLAERINVDLKDKIQEFVVMQKAVVAMGGSQEDEVVDALVALGYRRQEAEYAASDARRDAEDVEGQLRAALRSLQR encoded by the coding sequence ATGATCGCGCGGCTCCGTGGTGAGGTTATCGAAGTGAGCGGCGATCGGGTCGTCATCGAAGCTGGAGGCGTCGGGTACGAGGTGTTCGCGCCGCAGCCCGTGTTGCTGATGAACTCGACGATCGGCGCTCCTGCGACCCTGTACATTCGCCAGGTGTTCCGCGATGACGGCCAGTACCTGTACGGCTTTCAGAACCCGGACCAACGGGCGCTTTTCGACCTCGTGACCGACGTTAGGGGGTGCGGGCCTAAGCTGGGGCTGTCCCTTCTGAGCGAGCTTGGCGAGCACGGCCTTGCCAACGCTGTGGTGTCGCAGGACGCGAAGATGCTCGTGCGGGCATCGGGGGTCGGCCCACGGCTCGCCGAGCGGATCAACGTCGACCTGAAGGACAAGATTCAGGAGTTCGTCGTCATGCAGAAGGCGGTCGTAGCAATGGGCGGCTCGCAGGAGGATGAGGTTGTCGACGCACTGGTCGCGCTCGGTTACCGACGCCAAGAGGCAGAGTACGCCGCATCGGACGCTCGGCGCGACGCCGAAGACGTGGAAGGGCAGCTGAGAGCCGCTCTCAGGAGCCTTCAGCGATGA
- a CDS encoding DUF4127 family protein: MPLTRWLSLFALVLISVSGFAQNLPERVLLVPIDDRPATTQFAQMIGEMAGVEIVLPPKSILGKFKQPGWPEEIIAWMGREDISQYEAVIISADMLAYGGLIASRTDRSSYRLAIKRLRLFWKLRKTAPHTKFYAFSAVMRLAPTATNETTDWMLDMARYSVETEKYRTSKTSARRRTLANLRRRIPRGEIARYEKVRARNHKVQEELVRMTAFGVFDYLIFGQDDAQAQGPHVRETKRLKQMSRNLKIEHRVYFAEGIDQHSNILVSRALLQHSGWSPRVRIVFADDDATGRIAAYESESIVASLRGQLVVSGATPVEASDPFDYSLYVNTPDSDDLRLQVFLDSLKSEMDQGFPVAVADINLGKTGTGDPALFNVVTEEGRATRLLAYAGWNTAGNTMGTAIPAANVYLLARKEQVDPLIREVGMRKFVLHRLVNDFEYHNFVRPEAYRMVKEMPGATKAEAYGDDFDKLNEYVSAGMRERLLEQFSQQLLGTRFFVGSRQFEIVGLKDVNVYLPWPRAYEVRLEFDVETREIVPDPSGGSGGGSVQTSRHKVTCSA; this comes from the coding sequence ATGCCGCTGACACGGTGGCTTTCTCTCTTCGCCTTGGTCTTGATATCCGTTTCGGGGTTCGCTCAGAACCTACCGGAGCGCGTCCTGCTTGTGCCTATCGACGACCGGCCAGCGACCACGCAGTTCGCCCAGATGATCGGCGAGATGGCGGGCGTCGAGATCGTGCTGCCGCCCAAGAGCATCCTCGGCAAGTTCAAACAGCCGGGCTGGCCGGAGGAGATCATCGCGTGGATGGGCCGCGAGGACATCTCGCAGTACGAAGCGGTGATCATCAGCGCCGATATGCTGGCCTACGGCGGCTTGATCGCGAGCCGCACCGATCGCAGCAGCTACAGGCTGGCGATCAAGCGCCTGCGGCTGTTCTGGAAGCTCAGAAAGACCGCCCCGCACACCAAGTTCTACGCGTTCTCCGCCGTCATGAGGCTAGCGCCGACCGCGACGAACGAGACGACCGACTGGATGCTCGACATGGCGCGATACTCCGTCGAGACGGAGAAGTACCGCACCTCGAAGACCTCGGCTCGCAGGCGCACGCTCGCCAACCTGCGAAGACGAATACCGAGGGGCGAGATAGCTCGGTACGAGAAAGTCCGCGCGAGGAACCACAAGGTTCAAGAGGAGCTGGTGCGCATGACGGCGTTCGGCGTGTTCGACTACCTGATCTTCGGGCAGGACGACGCCCAGGCCCAAGGGCCGCACGTCCGAGAGACCAAACGGCTGAAGCAGATGTCCCGCAACCTGAAAATCGAGCACCGCGTGTACTTCGCCGAGGGGATCGACCAGCACTCGAACATCCTGGTCAGCAGGGCGCTGCTTCAGCACTCGGGCTGGTCGCCGAGGGTGCGGATCGTGTTCGCGGACGACGACGCCACCGGGCGCATCGCCGCCTATGAGAGCGAGTCGATCGTTGCGAGCCTGCGCGGCCAGCTAGTCGTCTCCGGCGCGACTCCGGTCGAGGCCAGCGATCCGTTCGACTACTCGCTCTACGTCAACACGCCGGACTCCGACGACTTGCGGCTGCAGGTGTTCCTCGATTCGCTCAAGAGTGAGATGGATCAGGGGTTTCCGGTCGCGGTAGCCGACATCAACCTTGGCAAGACCGGCACCGGCGATCCCGCGCTCTTCAACGTCGTGACCGAGGAGGGAAGAGCGACGCGCCTCCTCGCCTACGCGGGCTGGAACACCGCCGGAAACACGATGGGCACCGCGATTCCTGCAGCAAACGTGTATCTGCTCGCTCGCAAGGAGCAGGTCGATCCGCTCATCCGCGAGGTCGGCATGCGGAAGTTCGTCCTCCACCGTCTGGTCAACGACTTCGAGTACCACAACTTTGTGCGTCCCGAGGCGTATCGGATGGTCAAGGAGATGCCTGGGGCGACAAAGGCAGAGGCGTACGGCGACGACTTCGACAAGCTGAACGAATACGTCTCCGCCGGCATGCGCGAGAGGCTGCTCGAGCAGTTCAGCCAGCAGCTTTTGGGCACGCGCTTCTTCGTCGGAAGCCGCCAGTTTGAGATCGTCGGTCTCAAGGACGTCAACGTTTATCTCCCATGGCCACGCGCCTACGAGGTGCGGCTCGAATTCGACGTTGAAACCCGCGAGATCGTTCCTGATCCGTCGGGCGGCAGCGGCGGTGGCTCAGTTCAAACAAGTAGACATAAGGTAACCTGTTCAGCATGA
- a CDS encoding YifB family Mg chelatase-like AAA ATPase translates to MIAQARAATLSGIDALPVDVEVDIQGYPVKFVLVGLPDKAVQESAERVYTAIRNSELVFPSNRVVCNLAPGDIRKEGPALDLPIAVAVLAASGQIPSGSFDDTVFMGELGLDGALRHVDGSVNVSLMCRNMGVSRLIVPQKNAAEAAISDGVEVFGMKSLLDVVELLNGSTDFKPFEHALAASIKRPEYDVDYADVKGQKHGIRVLEIAAAGGHNVLMVGPPGSGKTMLARRLPTILPLLELDESIEVTRIYSAAGEKSGREGLIWERPFQSPHHTSSYAAIVGGGKHPKPGQISLAHNGVLFLDEMPEFNREVLEALRQPLEDGVITVARVEASMTFPADTILIGAMNPCPCGYKGYPEEKCVGAAACERYAGKISGPLLDRIDLHISVPRLKPEELTDKPTGEASEVIRERVSAARQRQYKRLGGQRINAKMTPSETREIIAMDDECMEFMKLVSAKMALSARVFDRMLKVARTIADLAGDEQVRKDHLSEAVQYRVTG, encoded by the coding sequence ATGATCGCTCAGGCCCGCGCGGCAACGCTCTCCGGGATCGACGCCCTGCCGGTAGACGTCGAAGTCGACATCCAGGGCTACCCGGTCAAGTTCGTCTTGGTCGGACTGCCGGACAAGGCCGTCCAAGAGAGCGCAGAGCGCGTATACACGGCGATCCGCAACAGCGAACTGGTGTTCCCCTCGAACCGCGTAGTCTGCAACCTCGCCCCCGGTGACATCCGGAAGGAAGGGCCTGCGCTCGACCTGCCGATCGCGGTCGCCGTGCTTGCGGCGAGTGGTCAGATCCCTTCGGGCAGCTTCGACGACACCGTCTTCATGGGCGAGTTGGGGCTCGACGGAGCGTTGCGACATGTGGACGGCTCTGTTAATGTGTCGCTGATGTGTCGCAATATGGGCGTCAGCCGACTGATCGTTCCACAGAAGAACGCGGCGGAGGCGGCGATCTCCGACGGCGTCGAAGTGTTCGGCATGAAGAGCCTGCTGGACGTCGTCGAGCTGTTGAACGGTTCGACCGATTTCAAGCCGTTCGAGCACGCGCTGGCAGCTTCTATAAAGCGACCGGAGTACGACGTCGACTACGCGGACGTGAAAGGGCAGAAGCACGGGATTCGCGTTCTGGAAATCGCTGCTGCGGGCGGCCACAACGTCTTGATGGTCGGCCCGCCGGGCAGCGGCAAGACGATGCTCGCGCGGCGTCTGCCGACGATCCTCCCGCTGCTGGAGCTGGACGAGAGCATCGAGGTCACGCGCATCTACTCCGCTGCCGGCGAGAAGAGCGGGCGCGAGGGCTTGATTTGGGAAAGGCCGTTCCAGTCGCCGCACCACACCTCCAGCTACGCCGCGATCGTAGGCGGAGGCAAACACCCGAAGCCGGGTCAGATTAGCCTCGCACACAACGGCGTTCTGTTCCTGGACGAGATGCCGGAGTTCAACCGCGAAGTTTTGGAGGCGCTGCGCCAACCGCTGGAGGACGGCGTCATCACGGTCGCGCGAGTCGAGGCTTCCATGACCTTCCCGGCAGACACCATCCTCATCGGCGCGATGAACCCTTGCCCGTGCGGCTACAAGGGGTACCCGGAGGAGAAGTGCGTCGGCGCTGCAGCCTGCGAGCGGTACGCGGGCAAGATCAGCGGGCCGCTGCTCGACCGGATCGACCTGCACATTTCTGTCCCGCGCTTGAAGCCCGAAGAGCTGACTGACAAGCCGACCGGCGAAGCGAGCGAGGTGATCCGCGAGCGGGTTTCTGCGGCTCGGCAGCGGCAGTACAAGCGCCTCGGCGGCCAGCGCATCAACGCCAAAATGACGCCCTCCGAGACCCGCGAGATCATCGCCATGGACGACGAGTGCATGGAGTTCATGAAGCTCGTGTCGGCAAAGATGGCGCTCTCGGCCCGAGTTTTCGACCGAATGCTGAAAGTCGCCCGCACGATCGCCGATCTAGCTGGCGACGAGCAGGTGCGCAAAGACCACCTGAGCGAAGCCGTGCAGTATCGCGTGACTGGTTAG
- the pyk gene encoding pyruvate kinase, whose translation MNRRTKIVCTLGPAVNSRQGVASLIEAGMNVARFNCSHGDWDTKGRWATWIRECEPTLAPIAIMVDLQGPKFRIGPMPNGSLEVHAGELLTIGRSEESTLQIERDDVWEAMEPGDSLLLGDGEVQIQIDDRDGEHFNCTAQCDGTVRSRQGLTVVGKVFDTPALTEQDRKDVESALNVDADFIALSYVRRASDLRDLRLLVDKRDTTVRLVAKIETKEALDDLDEILKIADVVMVARGDLGLQMELEEVPVAQKKIIRMCNACGVPVITATQMLESMMHSPRPTRAEASDVANAILDGTDAVMLSAETATGEHAIEATKTMGEIATRGESLLDHARLMSRGSESMANKDTDSVANAAVHIAASLSVQAIVTTSSSGMTPVLVSRYRPAVPIWCVTWNVRTQRQMAMVWGVEAVLVELPTGTDESIERAIEALLDLGLLKVKDKIVVTAGVPVGAPGHTNLILVRNV comes from the coding sequence ATGAACCGCCGCACCAAGATCGTCTGCACTCTAGGCCCTGCCGTGAACTCGCGGCAGGGCGTCGCATCTCTGATTGAGGCAGGCATGAACGTCGCCCGCTTCAACTGCAGCCACGGCGACTGGGACACCAAGGGGCGATGGGCGACTTGGATTCGAGAGTGCGAGCCGACGTTGGCCCCCATCGCCATAATGGTCGATCTGCAGGGGCCGAAGTTCCGAATCGGGCCAATGCCGAACGGCTCGTTGGAGGTTCACGCCGGCGAACTGCTCACGATTGGAAGGTCGGAGGAATCTACGCTTCAGATTGAGCGCGACGACGTGTGGGAGGCGATGGAGCCTGGGGACAGTCTCTTGCTCGGCGATGGCGAGGTCCAGATACAGATCGACGACCGCGATGGCGAGCATTTCAACTGTACGGCGCAGTGCGACGGCACGGTCCGCTCGAGGCAGGGTCTCACGGTCGTCGGCAAGGTGTTCGACACTCCGGCGCTGACAGAGCAAGACCGGAAGGACGTCGAATCAGCGCTCAACGTCGATGCTGACTTCATAGCGTTGAGCTATGTCCGGCGGGCCTCCGACTTGCGCGACCTGCGACTGCTCGTAGACAAGCGCGACACCACGGTGCGGCTGGTCGCGAAAATCGAGACCAAAGAGGCGCTCGACGACCTGGACGAAATCCTCAAGATCGCGGACGTCGTCATGGTCGCTCGCGGAGACTTGGGCCTCCAGATGGAGCTTGAAGAGGTGCCGGTCGCGCAGAAGAAGATCATCAGAATGTGCAACGCGTGCGGAGTGCCGGTGATCACTGCCACTCAAATGCTCGAAAGCATGATGCACTCCCCGCGCCCGACAAGGGCCGAGGCGAGCGACGTTGCCAACGCGATCCTGGACGGAACGGACGCCGTGATGCTGAGCGCCGAGACGGCTACGGGCGAGCACGCGATCGAAGCGACTAAGACGATGGGCGAAATCGCAACGCGCGGAGAGTCGCTGCTAGACCACGCTCGTCTGATGTCGCGCGGCTCCGAAAGCATGGCGAACAAGGATACGGACTCCGTCGCCAACGCCGCCGTGCATATCGCGGCGTCGCTGAGCGTTCAAGCGATCGTGACGACCTCCAGCAGCGGCATGACACCCGTGCTGGTCAGTCGATACCGCCCAGCGGTACCGATCTGGTGCGTCACGTGGAACGTGCGCACTCAGCGTCAAATGGCGATGGTGTGGGGCGTAGAAGCGGTTTTGGTCGAACTCCCGACAGGCACGGATGAGTCTATCGAACGGGCGATCGAGGCCCTTTTGGACCTAGGATTGCTCAAGGTCAAGGACAAAATCGTCGTGACAGCTGGGGTGCCAGTCGGCGCACCGGGGCACACGAACCTGATTTTGGTCAGGAACGTTTGA
- a CDS encoding M3 family oligoendopeptidase, translating into MATTVGDVAAKGVCWDLSDLFSGVDDPRIEGAWSDLNSRADEFASKYRGKVASGEMSATELAGAIKELETISQDVSKPITFGHLLFAADTSDPAFGAFMQSQMEKGSELQIKLIFFELELQKADQAYIDGCLADDAMANYVHFVNVARTYTPHMLSEPEEVILEETANTGCRAWVRLHDELTANLKCPYLDPVTKESRDLSIEEIGNLLREGDRDVRQAAADALTEGMHSIEKVIVYTYNTLLADKKVGDRLRKHEYAEHSRHMANELDKETVDLVMQLCRERSDLVERYYNVKREILGLKELTHVDRYAPLFETKEKVAWDAARKIVLDSFGEFSAPMAERGKEFFDNSWIEAEPRDGKTGGAFCSYITADLHPVILMTYLGKLGDVMTLAHELGHGVHASFSRDQTEFNYHGTLPLAELASIFGEMLVFENIIKGASTKDKLALYAEKIEGVFASVHRQAAMFRFEQRCHTLRREEGELSSEQFREIWQDEMQSMFGSAVKLGGQHECWWLYVGHFFFAPFYVYAYSFGELLTLSIYQMAKKEGPEFAAKYEQVLRLGGSKTPPELMSILGVDLHSRDFWVGGFQAIEAMVGEAEKLWGEVGSD; encoded by the coding sequence ATGGCTACCACGGTCGGAGACGTCGCGGCGAAAGGCGTCTGCTGGGACTTAAGCGATCTTTTCAGCGGGGTTGACGATCCTCGGATCGAAGGGGCTTGGTCTGACCTGAACTCCCGCGCTGACGAGTTTGCGTCGAAGTACCGAGGCAAGGTCGCAAGCGGTGAGATGTCCGCCACCGAGCTTGCCGGCGCGATCAAAGAGCTTGAGACGATCTCGCAGGACGTCAGCAAGCCGATCACTTTCGGGCACCTGCTGTTCGCCGCAGATACCAGCGACCCGGCGTTCGGCGCTTTCATGCAGTCGCAGATGGAGAAGGGCTCGGAGCTTCAGATCAAGCTGATTTTCTTCGAACTCGAGCTTCAGAAAGCGGACCAGGCGTACATCGACGGGTGTCTGGCGGACGATGCGATGGCGAACTACGTCCATTTTGTGAACGTTGCCCGAACCTACACGCCACATATGCTGAGCGAGCCGGAGGAGGTGATCCTCGAAGAGACGGCGAACACCGGCTGTCGTGCCTGGGTGCGGCTGCACGACGAGCTGACCGCGAACCTAAAGTGCCCTTATCTTGACCCTGTGACAAAAGAGAGCAGGGATTTGAGCATTGAGGAGATCGGCAACCTGTTGCGAGAGGGCGACAGAGACGTGCGGCAGGCGGCGGCGGACGCTCTGACTGAAGGGATGCACAGCATCGAGAAGGTCATCGTCTACACCTATAACACTCTGCTCGCGGACAAGAAAGTCGGCGACCGCTTGCGCAAGCACGAGTACGCCGAGCACTCGCGCCACATGGCGAACGAACTCGACAAGGAGACGGTCGACCTCGTCATGCAACTGTGCCGCGAACGGTCGGACCTCGTCGAGCGGTATTACAACGTCAAGCGCGAGATCCTCGGCCTAAAGGAGTTGACGCACGTCGACCGGTACGCGCCCTTATTCGAAACCAAAGAGAAGGTCGCCTGGGACGCGGCAAGGAAGATCGTGCTCGACTCGTTCGGCGAGTTCAGCGCACCGATGGCAGAGAGAGGCAAGGAGTTCTTCGACAACAGTTGGATCGAAGCGGAGCCGCGCGACGGCAAGACGGGCGGCGCGTTCTGCAGCTACATCACCGCCGACCTTCACCCGGTCATCCTGATGACGTATCTCGGGAAGCTCGGCGACGTGATGACGCTCGCGCACGAGTTGGGGCACGGGGTCCACGCTTCGTTCAGCCGCGACCAGACGGAGTTCAACTATCACGGCACTCTGCCGTTGGCCGAACTGGCTTCTATCTTCGGCGAGATGCTCGTTTTCGAGAACATCATCAAGGGTGCGAGTACGAAAGACAAGCTCGCGCTCTACGCCGAGAAGATCGAGGGGGTCTTTGCGAGCGTACACAGGCAGGCGGCGATGTTCCGGTTCGAGCAACGGTGCCATACGTTGCGCCGCGAGGAAGGCGAGCTGAGCAGCGAGCAGTTCCGCGAGATCTGGCAGGACGAGATGCAGTCGATGTTCGGCAGCGCCGTGAAGCTCGGCGGCCAGCACGAGTGCTGGTGGCTGTACGTCGGCCACTTCTTCTTCGCGCCGTTCTACGTCTATGCGTACTCTTTCGGCGAACTGCTGACCCTCTCGATCTATCAGATGGCGAAAAAGGAAGGGCCGGAGTTCGCCGCCAAGTACGAGCAAGTCCTGCGGCTCGGCGGCTCGAAGACTCCGCCCGAGCTGATGTCGATCCTCGGCGTCGACCTGCACAGCCGCGACTTCTGGGTCGGCGGTTTCCAGGCGATCGAAGCGATGGTCGGCGAGGCTGAAAAGCTGTGGGGCGAGGTCGGTTCGGATTAG
- a CDS encoding DoxX family protein, with amino-acid sequence MTGELRAQGIALFIARLVLGSLMLYYGLHNVFGLMDGPGIASAATKFSENFDVHSSIGYVAFYGQLAAGVLLLVGFMTRIAGIFVGTLMTIAAVKGIRATETLVMTTSEDAVAAVGYPTALLALSLMLIFLGAGIWAVDTFLVENSRTGRRVRRSREA; translated from the coding sequence ATGACAGGTGAACTGAGAGCCCAGGGGATCGCGCTCTTTATCGCGCGGCTGGTTCTCGGCTCGCTCATGCTCTACTACGGGTTGCACAACGTATTCGGTCTGATGGATGGGCCTGGGATCGCATCTGCCGCCACAAAGTTCTCCGAGAACTTTGACGTCCATTCGTCGATCGGGTACGTCGCGTTCTACGGCCAACTCGCGGCGGGAGTTCTTTTGCTAGTCGGTTTTATGACGCGCATCGCTGGAATCTTCGTCGGCACGTTGATGACGATCGCCGCCGTCAAGGGAATTCGCGCAACTGAGACTCTGGTCATGACGACAAGCGAAGACGCTGTAGCGGCTGTCGGCTATCCGACAGCGCTGCTCGCGCTTTCGCTCATGTTGATCTTTCTCGGGGCGGGCATCTGGGCGGTCGATACGTTTCTTGTCGAGAACAGTAGGACCGGTCGCCGCGTCCGCCGGTCGCGAGAAGCATAA
- a CDS encoding cation transporter, with the protein MDHDNGSRIARRAVAIALGSTIVVVVFKLVAAAVSGSISVLAEGLQSLLDVFMSLLALWALRIAAAPPDRDHPYGHGKAELLTSAFQMILVIVTAGIIIWQAAIRLNEPRDIDVGWGLYALGYAALANTAVMLYLRRVLKKANSPVLAGEIEHLRADTLASAGIFAGLIAYSIFDWQPLDALIAIGFTFIGGFFAVRQLRRVIHPLMDGSLPPGELRKIEEVLAAHPRVLGFHNVQTREVGNNRVVTLHTLLDDDLSFVDAHEIAEQIEDELSVKLGGAFVTLHYEPYRAEIEHREQEHGANGDGRSKQ; encoded by the coding sequence GTGGATCACGACAACGGCTCAAGGATCGCCCGTCGGGCTGTTGCGATTGCGCTCGGTTCGACGATAGTCGTCGTCGTTTTCAAGCTAGTCGCTGCGGCGGTGAGCGGGTCGATCAGCGTACTGGCAGAGGGCTTGCAGTCTCTGCTGGACGTGTTCATGTCGTTGCTGGCGCTCTGGGCGTTGCGGATCGCGGCTGCGCCGCCCGACCGGGACCACCCGTACGGGCACGGCAAGGCCGAGCTTCTCACAAGCGCGTTTCAGATGATTCTGGTCATCGTCACCGCCGGCATCATCATTTGGCAGGCTGCGATCAGGCTGAACGAGCCCAGGGACATCGACGTAGGCTGGGGCCTGTACGCGCTCGGGTACGCGGCGTTAGCCAACACCGCAGTGATGCTGTATCTGCGTCGGGTGCTGAAAAAGGCCAACTCGCCGGTGCTGGCTGGGGAGATCGAGCACCTTCGAGCCGACACCTTGGCGTCTGCCGGGATTTTCGCTGGACTCATCGCGTATTCGATCTTCGATTGGCAGCCCCTCGACGCTCTCATCGCGATCGGTTTCACCTTCATCGGTGGGTTTTTCGCGGTGCGGCAGTTGCGCCGGGTCATCCACCCGCTGATGGACGGTTCGCTGCCGCCCGGCGAGTTGAGGAAGATCGAGGAGGTCCTCGCAGCCCACCCGCGAGTGCTCGGTTTCCACAACGTGCAGACTCGCGAGGTCGGCAACAACCGCGTGGTCACGCTGCACACGCTACTGGACGATGACCTCAGTTTTGTCGACGCGCACGAAATTGCAGAGCAGATCGAGGACGAACTGAGCGTCAAACTAGGAGGCGCGTTCGTCACTTTACATTACGAGCCGTACAGAGCAGAGATAGAGCACAGGGAGCAGGAGCACGGCGCGAACGGCGATGGACGGAGCAAGCAATGA